In one Colletotrichum destructivum chromosome 2, complete sequence genomic region, the following are encoded:
- a CDS encoding Putative protein kinase, with protein MAMELGSDIIHDIVHPTAAYSQFIRFRADHHDAGDSYRLLPVDWEASQLNPKNRVDSLDPLPNPLWRIDGCTGLGTQFYVIPLFLRCVPPMRIDAFIPEQSSQPYDIRQLLDLDVAFHTKDRARVQELNISKHILRALQLWTKSLPEPEALFTSMPFGSRIVFKSLSLNVRAMEIDVAPTHYLERQLLSSSALAQMWGATVQLPEHVDISEVHVVEQIHDSVCLVRIQDRLWILKTLTSYTKYLYHELKLLLSAKPHPNVMSRPAHLVTKRCSFGSKTAVIGFTLEYHCYGTMRDIVPLQRIHNTLSPAEQFKWAMQITSGVLHHRNTSGTFYPDLRLDNVVLSKDRDAIIVDFEQRGVWCEFASPEINAIEYIRLLAIDEDIPEDVRDHYAEILRRMCPDFETLHSREEYTNPANGYNICWACLSPKEQEASEVYMLGRVLWCIFEGASAPQQAAVWQSYRWEAKVDFPAYLRTPPKIQSLIDRCTIGRRATLGNQIGRDGNRLVFKGYGKMADPGDIRTAAATWWKREVTWAEAFLTTREGSKSVGGWDENHFGRPSLQEVMNELENLCAEV; from the coding sequence ATGGCAATGGAGCTGGGTTCTGACATAATACACGACATCGTTCATCCCACGGCTGCCTATTCTCAATTCATTCGCTTTCGTGCCGACCACCACGATGCTGGCGACTCATACCGCCTTCTCCCGGTGGACTGGGAGGCTTCCCAGCTGAATCCCAAGAACCGTGTTGACAGTCTCGATCCTCTGCCCAATCCTCTTTGGCGTATTGATGGCTGCACCGGACTGGGGACTCAGTTCTACGTTATCCCGCTGTTTCTTCGCTGCGTGCCGCCCATGCGCATCGATGCCTTTATTCCAGAGCAGTCAAGCCAGCCGTATGACATCCGACAACTGCTCGATTTGGATGTGGCCTTTCATACCAAGGATCGAGCTCGAGTCCAAGAGCTCAACATATCAAAGCACATTCTCCGCGCTCTACAGCTCTGGACAAAAAGTCTACCAGAGCCCGAAGCACTCTTCACCTCTATGCCATTCGGATCTCGCATCGTCTTCAAATCTCTGTCTCTGAATGTCAGAGCTATGGAAATCGACGTCGCACCAACACACTACCTGGAACGACAACTGCTCTCGTCCTCTGCCTTGGCTCAGATGTGGGGTGCTACAGTTCAGCTTCCTGAACATGTCGACATCTCCGAGGTCCACGTCGTCGAACAGATTCACGACAGTGTTTGCCTTGTCCGGATCCAAGACCGCCTGTGGATTCTGAAGACTTTGACGAGTTACACAAAGTACTTATATCATGAGCTCAAGCTCTTGTTGTCAGCGAAGCCACATCCAAACGTCATGTCACGTCCGGCTCACCTCGTCACGAAGCGATGCAGTTTTGGCAGCAAGACAGCCGTCATCGGTTTCACACTCGAGTATCACTGCTATGGTACCATGCGAGACATTGTGCCGCTACAAAGAATCCACAATACGCTTTCCCCCGCCGAACAGTTCAAATGGGCCATGCAAATCACTTCAGGTGTGTTACACCACCGTAATACCTCTGGCACATTTTATCCCGACCTTCGTCTGGACAATGTTGTTTTGTCAAAGGATAGAGATGCCATCATAGTCGACTTCGAGCAGCGGGGGGTGTGGTGTGAGTTTGCGTCCCCAGAAATCAACGCCATCGAGTACATCCGCTTGTTAGCCATTGACGAGGACATCCCCGAAGACGTAAGGGACCACTACGCCGAGATACTGAGACGTATGTGCCCCGATTTCGAAACCCTTCACAGCAGAGAAGAATACACGAATCCCGCCAACGGCTACAACATCTGCTGGGCATGCCTCAGTCCGAAAGAACAGGAAGCATCTGAGGTATACATGCTTGGAAGGGTGTTGTGGTGCATCTTCGAGGGGGCTAGCGCTCCGCAGCAAGCTGCTGTCTGGCAGTCTTACCGATGGGAGGCCAAAGTCGACTTTCCTGCCTATCTGAGGACGCCACCGAAAATACAGTCTCTTATTGACCGCTGTACCATTGGCCGCCGAGCCACGTTGGGTAATCAAATCGGCAGAGATGGCAATAGGCTTGTGTTTAAGGGTTACGGAAAGATGGCTGATCCGGGAGATATCCGTACAGCAGCCGCAACAtggtggaagagagaggtAACATGGGCTGAAGCGTTTCTGACTACGAGAGAGGGTTCCAAGTCAGTAGGGGGGTGGGATGAAAATCACTTTGGCAGGCCAAGTCTCCAAGAGGTAATGAATGAACTGGAAAACCTGTGTGCCGAGGTTTAA